In Caloramator sp. E03, the sequence AGAAGCTGCACCTACAATCCCTCTTTGCTCAATTTCAACCCTGTCCCAGCATCCTGTAGTAAATATTAGTTCAATTATCAATAAGAATAAAATCCCTTTTTTAATTTTCACCCTTTTTCACATCCTTTTTAAAAAGAGAAAATATAAACATAAGTAAAGGCAACAGTGCAATTACATAAAACCCAAATGTATTTGTAATTCTATCGCTTATATTAAAAATCTCAACAATACTGTCACCAATAAGGGCAATTATATATATAATTGGTATAGACATTGTCACTATATGCTTTTGTTTTTTATGATTTAAAAAATCTGCTGCAACAATTGAAAACGAAAATGTTAATCCTACCAGGGTAGTAAATACTGAGATTACCCAAAGTGCAACAAGAAGTCCTTCAAGCCTTTCAACAAACCCTCCTGGAACCTGTGATGCCCTAACCAGTGAAACAGTTGGGTAAATTAAAGCTTGAGTTTCTTTCACCCCAAATTTTGCAATACATTGGATTTCAACTAATGCATAACATACTATTATAACAATCAAAGCCATACTCGAAGATTTAAAGGCCTTTTTTGGGCTTCTCAAGTAAGGAAATAGAACAAGCAGAACTTCAAACCCAGCGTATGAAAAAGCAGCCACACCAACTCCTTTTATGATTTTAATCAAAGGCG encodes:
- a CDS encoding GerAB/ArcD/ProY family transporter, translated to MTPNDDKISTFQLGVFIFNTVFGIGILSLPSSLTKVAENDGWILCILSGLLCILFIYLMCYVGQKYSQYGLVGTLKKLFGRFIGSIMALPVIVYLIFFAGVEIRLFAETAKLYLLPNTPLEFIILPLIFLMVILVRAGVEAIARFYETIMPVIIFLIFILLLVTIPNSDYSNIRPFLGTPLIKIIKGVGVAAFSYAGFEVLLVLFPYLRSPKKAFKSSSMALIVIIVCYALVEIQCIAKFGVKETQALIYPTVSLVRASQVPGGFVERLEGLLVALWVISVFTTLVGLTFSFSIVAADFLNHKKQKHIVTMSIPIIYIIALIGDSIVEIFNISDRITNTFGFYVIALLPLLMFIFSLFKKDVKKGEN